One genomic region from Longimicrobium sp. encodes:
- a CDS encoding ATP-binding cassette domain-containing protein, with the protein MTDLVTFDRVALGYGRRTVLSGLDFTVPEGDFLGLVGPNGAGKTTVLRAILGSLKPQSGTVSRAPRLRFGYVPQRDQVDYNFPLRVVDVVLMGRFDRIGLGRRPTARDRELALASLEHVGILDLADRLLADLSGGQKQRALIARALVGEPTVLVLDEPTNGMDLVSTTQILGLVRELHER; encoded by the coding sequence ATGACCGACCTGGTGACCTTTGACCGCGTGGCGCTCGGGTACGGGCGCCGCACGGTCCTCTCCGGCCTGGACTTCACCGTGCCGGAGGGCGACTTCCTGGGGCTGGTAGGGCCCAACGGGGCGGGGAAGACCACCGTGCTGCGCGCCATCCTGGGCTCGCTGAAGCCCCAGAGCGGCACGGTTTCGCGCGCGCCCCGGCTGCGCTTCGGCTACGTGCCGCAGCGCGACCAGGTGGACTACAACTTCCCGCTGCGGGTGGTGGACGTGGTGCTGATGGGCCGCTTCGACCGGATCGGGCTGGGGCGGCGGCCCACCGCGCGCGACCGCGAACTCGCGCTCGCGTCGCTGGAGCACGTGGGGATCCTGGACCTGGCGGACCGGCTCCTGGCCGACCTTTCCGGCGGGCAGAAGCAGCGCGCCCTCATCGCCCGCGCGCTCGTGGGCGAGCCCACCGTGCTGGTGCTGGACGAGCCCACCAACGGGATGGACCTGGTCTCCACCACGCAGATCCTGGGGCTGGTGCGCGAGCTCCACGAGCGCG
- a CDS encoding metal ABC transporter substrate-binding protein, giving the protein MHMLKTTAAALFALALAAGTAAAQRPLKVVTSTTDLADIAEAVGGARTNVVHISEGYQDPHFVEAKPSFILQLRDADVFAFVGLDLEVGWMPLLVDGARNPRIRQGGTGYLDVSSAIPVLDRARAGVDRSQGDVHAAGNPHYWLDPENGRRIARLFRDRFTRLDPGSSAVYARNTAAFEARLNAAERGWAPQLAQIRGKPVVAWHTSWRYFAGYNGMNIVGFMEPKPGVPPSPSHLAGLIATIRRTGAKAIVMEPFYDRRTADFVAQRTGVKVLILPPSVGGVRGVNDYISLMQYDMRQLAEALR; this is encoded by the coding sequence ATGCACATGTTGAAGACGACCGCCGCGGCACTGTTCGCCCTGGCGCTCGCGGCAGGCACCGCCGCCGCGCAGAGACCCCTCAAGGTGGTCACCAGCACCACCGACCTCGCGGACATCGCCGAGGCGGTGGGCGGGGCACGCACCAACGTGGTACACATCAGCGAGGGGTACCAGGACCCGCATTTCGTGGAAGCGAAGCCCTCCTTCATCCTGCAGCTTCGCGACGCGGACGTGTTCGCGTTCGTGGGGCTGGATCTGGAGGTGGGATGGATGCCCCTGCTGGTGGACGGGGCCCGCAACCCGCGCATCCGCCAGGGCGGCACCGGCTACCTGGACGTCTCGTCCGCCATCCCGGTGCTGGACCGCGCGCGCGCCGGCGTGGACCGCAGCCAGGGCGACGTGCACGCCGCGGGCAACCCGCACTACTGGCTGGACCCCGAGAACGGGCGGCGCATCGCGCGGCTCTTCCGCGACCGCTTCACGCGCCTGGATCCCGGCAGCTCGGCCGTGTACGCCCGCAACACCGCGGCCTTCGAGGCGCGCCTCAACGCCGCCGAGCGCGGATGGGCTCCGCAGCTCGCGCAGATCCGCGGCAAGCCCGTGGTGGCGTGGCACACGAGCTGGCGCTACTTCGCCGGCTACAACGGGATGAACATCGTGGGCTTCATGGAGCCCAAGCCGGGGGTTCCGCCCTCGCCGTCGCACCTGGCCGGGCTGATCGCCACCATCCGCCGCACGGGCGCCAAGGCGATCGTGATGGAGCCCTTTTACGACCGCAGGACGGCCGACTTCGTGGCGCAGCGCACCGGGGTGAAGGTGCTGATCCTTCCGCCGTCGGTGGGGGGCGTGCGTGGCGTGAACGACTACATCTCGCTGATGCAGTACGACATGCGCCAGCTCGCCGAAGCCCTGCGATGA
- a CDS encoding deoxyribonuclease IV yields MLLGAHVSTAGGCCNAPGRAEEIGATAIQIFTKQPNRWAEVEVTEVDAATFREAIAALAIGFTNAHDSYLINLATADPVLRDRSLEAFRGELRRAERLGLDALVTHPGNATDSDMARGLAQNAALIEQALEEVPGSTMVLLETTAGAGRVLGSTFEELAEIIDRISPLQRHRVGVCLDTCHVYSAGYDLREDYDGVIARLADTVGLDRLRLLHLNDSKCPFGSKKDRHEAIGEGSLGDEPFRRIMTDERLASLPKVLETPKGDDHAATDRANLARLRGFLA; encoded by the coding sequence ATGCTGCTGGGAGCACACGTGTCCACCGCCGGCGGGTGCTGCAACGCACCGGGGCGGGCCGAGGAGATCGGCGCAACCGCCATCCAGATCTTCACCAAGCAGCCCAACCGCTGGGCCGAGGTGGAGGTCACCGAGGTGGACGCGGCTACGTTCCGCGAGGCGATCGCGGCGCTGGCGATCGGGTTCACGAACGCACACGACTCGTACCTCATCAACCTCGCCACCGCCGATCCGGTGCTGCGTGACAGGTCGCTGGAGGCATTCAGGGGCGAGCTGCGGCGGGCGGAGCGGCTGGGGCTCGACGCGCTCGTCACCCATCCCGGCAACGCCACCGACAGCGACATGGCGCGCGGGCTGGCGCAGAACGCCGCGCTCATCGAGCAGGCGCTGGAGGAGGTGCCCGGATCCACGATGGTGCTGCTGGAGACGACGGCCGGCGCCGGGCGAGTGCTGGGCTCGACTTTTGAAGAGCTGGCGGAGATCATCGACCGCATCTCTCCCCTTCAACGCCACCGCGTGGGCGTGTGCCTGGACACCTGCCACGTGTATTCCGCCGGTTACGACCTGCGCGAGGACTACGACGGCGTCATCGCGCGGCTGGCGGACACGGTGGGGCTGGACCGCCTGCGCCTCCTGCACCTGAACGACTCGAAGTGCCCGTTCGGAAGCAAAAAGGACCGCCACGAAGCGATCGGCGAAGGGTCGCTGGGCGACGAGCCGTTCCGGCGCATCATGACCGACGAGCGGCTGGCGTCGCTGCCCAAAGTACTGGAGACGCCAAAAGGTGACGACCACGCGGCCACCGACCGCGCCAACCTCGCGCGGCTGCGTGGCTTTCTCGCGTAA
- the recG gene encoding ATP-dependent DNA helicase RecG, which produces MVRGKPPKPIILPTTPEGADLPAYSELDRPIQFLKGVGPKRADLLKKMGLLNARDLLFHVPHRYEDASTITKINALDPGMEATIIGRVVSKGVLPTRRGLRIFQAVVRDGSGLIECSWPGQPFLDRVLKKGDLLLLSGTVRFYHGRQFQPREFTVIAAEGEESSEETGAIFPVYPATEGLTHRQVRNLIADNLDGLLESAKSDDPLDDELRKDAGVLPLWKALDQMHRPTTLAEAEEGRRRLAFEELFFLQILHARVRREATVERQGIAFERKDHLVRPFHKSLPFALTDAQKRVLKEIGDDMAAPRRMNRLLQGDVGAGKTVVALFAMLRAAENGYQAALMAPTEILAEQHARTLVKLLGDVPAGVTLLTGRLSAKQWKEAAYRIAVGDADLVVGTHALIQEAVEFHKLGLVVVDEQHRFGVKQRLALTEMGTHADTLVMSATPIPRSLALTLYGDLDISVLDERPPNRRPVRTALRNESARPKVLAFVREQVEQGRQAYFVYPLVDESEKLDLKSATEEFESLRVLFPDFRLALIHGQMPGEEKDRVMRAFGAGEVDVLVSTTVIEVGIDVANATVMVVEHAERFGLSQLHQLRGRVGRGSEESFCILLSAGAEHLERLRIFASTEDGFAIAEADMRLRGYGDLFGARQSGLPAFRFADLEKDAALLSKARGEARRILDEDPNLDRHPALKKALHARYGERAKLFGVG; this is translated from the coding sequence GTGGTTCGCGGAAAACCGCCCAAACCCATCATCCTCCCCACCACGCCCGAGGGCGCGGACCTTCCCGCGTACTCGGAGCTGGATCGCCCCATCCAGTTCCTCAAGGGTGTGGGGCCCAAGCGCGCGGACCTCCTCAAGAAGATGGGGCTCCTCAACGCGCGCGACCTCCTTTTCCACGTCCCGCACCGCTACGAAGACGCCAGCACCATCACCAAAATCAACGCGCTCGATCCGGGGATGGAGGCGACGATCATCGGACGCGTGGTGTCCAAGGGCGTGCTGCCGACGCGCAGGGGGCTGCGCATCTTCCAGGCGGTGGTGCGCGACGGGAGCGGGCTGATCGAGTGCTCGTGGCCGGGCCAACCCTTCCTCGACCGCGTCCTCAAAAAGGGCGACCTCCTGCTCCTCTCCGGCACCGTGCGCTTCTACCACGGGCGCCAGTTCCAGCCGCGCGAGTTCACCGTCATCGCCGCGGAGGGCGAGGAGTCGTCGGAGGAGACGGGCGCCATCTTCCCCGTCTACCCGGCGACGGAGGGGCTGACGCACCGCCAGGTCCGCAACCTGATCGCGGACAACCTGGACGGCCTGCTGGAGTCCGCGAAGAGCGACGACCCGCTCGACGACGAGCTGCGCAAAGACGCGGGCGTCCTGCCGCTGTGGAAGGCGCTCGACCAGATGCATCGCCCCACCACGCTCGCCGAGGCGGAGGAGGGGCGGAGGCGGCTCGCGTTCGAGGAGCTCTTCTTCCTCCAGATCCTGCACGCCCGCGTGCGCCGCGAGGCCACCGTGGAGCGCCAGGGGATCGCCTTCGAGCGCAAGGATCACCTGGTGCGCCCCTTCCACAAGTCGCTCCCCTTTGCGCTGACCGACGCGCAGAAGCGTGTGCTGAAGGAGATCGGCGACGACATGGCCGCGCCGCGCCGCATGAACCGCCTGCTGCAGGGCGACGTGGGCGCGGGGAAGACGGTGGTGGCGCTCTTCGCCATGCTGCGCGCGGCGGAGAACGGCTACCAGGCCGCGCTGATGGCGCCCACCGAGATCCTGGCCGAGCAGCACGCGCGCACCCTCGTCAAGCTCCTGGGCGACGTCCCCGCCGGCGTCACGCTCCTCACCGGCCGCCTCAGCGCGAAGCAGTGGAAGGAGGCCGCCTACCGCATCGCCGTGGGCGACGCGGACCTGGTGGTGGGGACCCACGCGCTGATCCAGGAAGCGGTGGAGTTCCACAAGCTGGGGCTGGTGGTGGTCGATGAGCAGCACCGCTTCGGCGTCAAGCAGCGCCTCGCGCTCACCGAGATGGGCACGCACGCGGACACGCTGGTGATGTCTGCCACGCCCATCCCGCGCTCGCTGGCGCTGACGCTGTACGGCGACCTCGACATCTCCGTGCTCGACGAGCGCCCTCCCAACCGCCGCCCCGTCCGCACCGCGTTGCGCAACGAGTCGGCGCGGCCCAAGGTGCTGGCCTTCGTGCGCGAGCAGGTGGAGCAGGGACGGCAGGCGTACTTCGTCTACCCGCTCGTGGACGAGTCCGAGAAGCTGGACCTCAAGTCGGCCACGGAGGAATTCGAATCGTTGCGCGTCCTCTTTCCCGACTTCCGCCTTGCGCTGATCCACGGGCAGATGCCGGGCGAGGAAAAGGATCGCGTGATGCGCGCGTTCGGGGCGGGCGAAGTCGACGTCCTCGTCTCCACCACGGTGATCGAGGTGGGGATCGACGTGGCGAACGCGACGGTGATGGTGGTGGAGCACGCCGAGCGCTTCGGCCTCTCGCAACTTCACCAGCTTCGCGGACGCGTGGGGCGCGGGTCGGAGGAGAGCTTCTGTATCCTGTTGTCGGCCGGTGCCGAGCACCTGGAGCGGCTGCGCATCTTCGCCTCCACCGAGGACGGCTTCGCCATCGCCGAGGCCGACATGCGCCTGCGCGGCTACGGCGACCTCTTTGGCGCGCGCCAGTCCGGCCTCCCCGCCTTCCGCTTCGCCGACCTGGAAAAGGATGCCGCACTGCTCTCCAAAGCACGCGGCGAAGCCCGCCGCATCTTGGACGAAGACCCGAACCTGGATCGCCACCCGGCGCTCAAGAAGGCGCTGCACGCACGCTACGGAGAGCGGGCGAAGCTGTTCGGTGTTGGGTGA
- the ftsY gene encoding signal recognition particle-docking protein FtsY, translating to MARLFRKKEEGKKSLWDRIVDVALTDVTVLVKGMDEGSLEGLEETLIAADFGVPSTLRLVRVVETLAERGIARTQNDFQRGVREEIVAILSAGRSDTALRFNYDEGPTVFLIAGVNGVGKTTTIAKLAHRLTKQGRKVLIAAGDTFRAGAVEQLKRWADRVGCDFVGSEAGRDPAAVAFDAMERAIANETDVVIVDTAGRLHTQTDLMKELEKVHRVIGKKLPGAPHETLMVLDSTVGQNALAQIRTFGQTLPLTGIVLTKMDGTAKGGIVVAIKEEFDLPVKFIGVGEALEDLVPFEIEAFAEEVLTM from the coding sequence ATGGCTCGTCTGTTCCGCAAGAAAGAAGAGGGAAAGAAGTCGCTCTGGGACCGCATCGTCGACGTCGCGCTGACGGACGTGACGGTGCTGGTGAAGGGGATGGACGAGGGGTCGCTGGAAGGGCTGGAGGAGACGCTGATCGCCGCGGACTTCGGCGTGCCCTCCACGCTGCGCCTGGTGCGCGTGGTGGAGACGCTGGCGGAGCGCGGGATCGCGCGGACGCAGAACGACTTCCAGCGCGGCGTGCGCGAGGAGATCGTCGCCATTCTCTCCGCCGGGCGGTCGGACACGGCGCTGCGCTTCAACTACGACGAGGGCCCGACCGTCTTCCTGATCGCGGGCGTAAACGGCGTGGGAAAGACGACGACCATCGCCAAGCTGGCCCATCGCCTCACGAAGCAGGGGCGCAAAGTGCTGATCGCGGCGGGCGACACCTTCCGGGCCGGCGCCGTGGAGCAGCTCAAGCGCTGGGCGGACCGCGTGGGGTGCGACTTCGTGGGCTCGGAGGCGGGCCGCGACCCCGCCGCCGTCGCCTTCGACGCCATGGAGCGCGCCATCGCCAACGAGACCGACGTGGTGATCGTGGACACGGCCGGCCGCCTGCACACGCAGACCGACCTGATGAAGGAGCTCGAAAAGGTGCACCGCGTCATCGGCAAGAAGCTCCCCGGCGCGCCGCACGAGACGCTGATGGTGCTCGACTCCACCGTCGGCCAGAACGCCCTCGCGCAGATCCGCACCTTTGGCCAGACCCTCCCCCTCACCGGCATCGTCCTCACCAAGATGGACGGCACCGCCAAGGGCGGCATCGTCGTCGCGATCAAGGAAGAATTCGACCTCCCCGTGAAGTTCATCGGCGTCGGCGAGGCGCTGGAGGATCTCGTCCCGTTCGAGATCGAGGCATTCGCGGAGGAAGTGCTGACGATGTAG